The sequence CAAATTTTTTAATGATGTGGATTTGAATCTTATAGATTGGATGAGACAGTTCTCGGAAGAAAAGTCCGAAAACTATTTGAGAGGTTTTCTGGGAAGGATGTTGTTTTCCGGCGATGAAGCTTTGAAAAAGGCAAAAGTTCTGTCAGGCGGAGAAAGAGTAAGATGTATGCTTTCGAGAATGATGCTTAAAAACGCCAATTTTCTCATACTGGATCAACCCACCAATCACCTCGATTTGGAATCAATTACCGCATTAAACAATGGATTAAAGGATTATAAAAGTAATATGATATTTACTTCTCATGATCATCAATTTATACAAACTATAGCAAACAGGATAATGGAAATTACTCCTGAAAGATTTGTCGATAAAAATATGACATATGACGAATATTTAGAAAAGATGAACATTTAATTTCCTGGGAAATATTTTGTTTATTATGGCAAATAAATTTTAATACTCTAAACTTCAAACCACCGGCACAATATTTTTGTTTCCCTGTGGCAGCAAGAATAATTGCAAACAGGTATAACAGCGTTGAGTAATTTAACACTTTTAACTCCGTTATTAACCAATTTTTTTATTATAACAGTAAAAAAATAACAGTACTAATTTATACTGTTATTTTTTAGTTATAATAAAAAATGAGCTTGAGTTTCTTTAAAATTTGTATTTGCAGTCTATTATTTAAATAAAAAGTAAATTTCATTTCGTCTCGATGATAAAGTCCACACGCCTGTTTAAAGCCCTCCCCATTGCAGTATTGTTATCGGCAATTGGGTGAAATTCACTATAACCAACTGCAGAAAATTTATCCGCTCCAAGCGAAGATACCTCTAAAAGTCGTTTAAGAATATTAACAGCCCGACTCGTAGATAACTCCCAGTTGCTGTTGAACTGTTCATTGTGTATGGGACGGTTATCCGTATGTCCTTCTATCCGGACCATATTAATAGAATCTTTATAATTTTCCAGTATATTGGAAATATTGTTAAGTATTTTCTCAGCCTTCGGGTCAATAGTAGCCTGTCCGGAATCAAAAAGAGCAGAATCCCTCATACGTATCAAAACCACACCTTCCCCTTCGTCAATAACACTTATTTGTGTAGAAAACTCAGACTCCTTAATATAAGAATTTATATCTTCAACAAAACTATCAAACTTCTGCTGTGTCGCCACAGTCTGCTCTTGAGCTGAAGCAGTCGCAGGCCTGTTTGCTGCTGCCTTGGAGGTTACTACTCTATCTGCTATGGCAAATGAAAATAAAATTACGAATATTGCAAGTAAATCAGTCATCATATCACTATAGGAAGTTAACCAACCTGGTGACTCGTCATCAGAATCATCATCAGAATCATCATATCTTCCACTCATTTTCATAATTGGCTAAGCCACCTCCTTTATCTTAAACTTATCTTCTTGTTGACTTCTCAAATCCTTTCCACCCTTTGACATCATATAGAAAGTAAGCCTTTCTCTGATTACCTTCGGGTTCTGACTTTCTTCAATAGCCATAAGGCCTTCAATAAACAACTCTTTCCTTGTTACCTCGTTTGCATTCATAACCTTTAACCTTTTAGACATAGGCAAAAAAATAA is a genomic window of Acidilutibacter cellobiosedens containing:
- a CDS encoding OmpA/MotB family protein, which translates into the protein MKMSGRYDDSDDDSDDESPGWLTSYSDMMTDLLAIFVILFSFAIADRVVTSKAAANRPATASAQEQTVATQQKFDSFVEDINSYIKESEFSTQISVIDEGEGVVLIRMRDSALFDSGQATIDPKAEKILNNISNILENYKDSINMVRIEGHTDNRPIHNEQFNSNWELSTSRAVNILKRLLEVSSLGADKFSAVGYSEFHPIADNNTAMGRALNRRVDFIIETK